In Chaetodon trifascialis isolate fChaTrf1 chromosome 6, fChaTrf1.hap1, whole genome shotgun sequence, one DNA window encodes the following:
- the lsm1 gene encoding U6 snRNA-associated Sm-like protein LSm1: MNYVPGTASLIDDIDKKHLVLLRDGRTLIGYLRSIDQFANLVFHQTVERIHVGKKFGDIPRGIFIVRGENVVLLGEIDVDKPCDTLLQQVSIEEILEEQRLQQQAKQETEKVKMQVLKDRGLSIPKADNLDEY, from the exons ATGAACTACGTACCAGGGACGGCGAGCCTCATTGACGACATCGACA AAAAGCACCTGGTGCTGCTCCGGGATGGCAGGACGCTGATCGGTTACCTCAGAAGCATTGATCAGTTCG CCAATTTAGTTTTTCATCAGACAGTTGAACGCATCCACGTGGGGAAAAAATTTGGTGACATCCCCAGAGGAATCTTCATCGTGAGGGGAGAGAATGTGGTGCTGCTTGGAGAGATC GACGTGGATAAGCCCTGCGACACACTCCTGCAGCAGGTGTCCATCGAAGAGATCCTGGAGGAGCAGCGGTTGCAGCAGCAAGCCAAACAGGAGACGGAGAAGGTCAAAATGCAGGTCCTGAAGGACCGAGGACTGTCCATCCCCAAAGCTGATAACTTAGATGAATACTGA